GAATCAGCGCCGCAGCGCCTACCCATCCATTTCGCCATTTCATGGAACTTTCCTCTTCGATTGTTCTGATTAGCACTGAAACAGTATCACAGGGTCCGGAGATGTCCATGTGACGGCCCGTGCAATTGGAAAAAAGATGCTGTATTTTGAAAAAAAGCGAAAAACGCAGCGGTATGGCGGCTATATTCTTCGTCATAGAAAGAATCAGGAAGGAAATATAATGCCCGAGCCCGCAGCAAGGCAGGCAAAGCATTCGAACACGAACGCGCTCATCAGGATGCTGAGCCTGGCTGACCGGCTGATCGAGCGGGTGGAGAAATTCATCCTCGGCGGCAGCGTGTTGTTTCTTACCGGCCTGCTGACTCTGCATGTACTGGGCCGACAGCTGCTCGACAGTGGCGTTACCGGCCAGGTCGAGCTGACTCAGTTCAGTCTTGTGATCATGACCTTTGCCGGCCTGGGATACGCTGTGCGCCGGGCCCGCCACATCGCCATGTCGGCGTTCTATGATCAGTTGCGCGGCTGGCCACGCAAGGCTCTGCTGGTCTGTATCTGCATTACCTCGGGTACGCTGATGTTGTTTCTTGCCTGGCATGCCTGGGCTTACGTGGATTCCATCCGCGCCATGAACCGCACTTCCTCCGCACTGAGCATTCCTCTCTGGATTCCCTATCTGATCGCGCCGATCGGCTTTGTCCTGGCTACCATCCAGTATTGGCTGACGGCCTTGCGCAATCTGACCTCGGACAAGCTCTACCGCTCGTTCACCGAGCTGGAGCGCTATGACGAGGTGCCTGTCGATGACAGCAATCAGGAATAACTCATGCTGACGCTGACCCTCATCATTACTGTCCTGTTGCTGCTGCTGGGCTTCCCGATGATGTTTCCGCTGCTAGCAGCCAGCCTCATGCTGCTGTTTCTGGTGTTGCAGATGGACAATGTCGGTTTGCTGATCGGGCAGATGATCAGTGGTGTGCAGACCTGGGCGCTGGCGGCTGTGCCGCTGTTTATCTTCGCCGCCGACCTGATGACCCGCGGGCGTACCGCCAACAGGTTGCTGGATCTGGTGCAGAGTTTTGTCGGGCATCTGCGCGGCGGCTTGCCCATAACCACCGCCGCCAGCTGTACCCTGTTCGGCGCGGTATCCGGTTCGACCCAGGCGACGGTGGTGGCCATGGGCGGGCCGATGCGGCCGAAGCTGCTGGAAAAGGGTTATTCGGACAAGTTCAGCATCGCGCTGATCATCAATGCCAGCGACATCGCCCTGCTGATTCCGCCGAGCATCGGTCTGATTATTTATGGCGTGGTGTCCGGCGCCTCCATCGGCGACCTGTTCATTGCCGGCATTCTGCCCGGCCTGTTGCTGCTGCTGCTGTTCTCGGCCTATTGCTGGATCGCCTCCATTCGCATGGGCATCGAGCCGGAGCCGAAGGCTACCTGGCGGTACCGTTGGCAGGCGCTGAAAAAGGCTGCCTTGCCGCTGGGCTTTCCGCTGGTGGTGGTCGGCGGCATCTATGGCGGCCTGTTCAGCCCGACCGAGGCGGCGGCGATCGCGGTGCTCTATGCGGTGGTGCTGGAGATCGTCATTCTGCGCTCGGTCAAGGTAACCGAGCTGTGGGATATAGCATTGTCCACCGGCCTGATCACCGCCGTGGTGTTCATTCTGGTGGCGGCGGGCAACGCCTTCACCTATACCATTTCCTTTGCCGGCATCCCGCAGGCGATCCTCAATCCGATCATTGCCGATATCGGCCATAGCCAGGTGATGGTGCTGTCGCTGATCGCGGTCTCCTTTTTCATCGGTTGCATGTTCGTTGACCCTATTGTGGTCATCCTCATTCTCACGCCGCTGTTCAAGCCGGCGGTTGCCGCCGCCGGGCTGGACCCGGTGCATGTGGGCATCATCGTCACGCTGCAGGCCGCCATCGGCTCGGCGACTCCGCCCTTCGGCTGCGATATCTTCACTGCCATGGCGATCTTCCGCCGACCGTATTTCGATGTGATCCGCGGTACACCACCGTTTTTCGCTCTGCTGGTACTGGCGACCATCATCCTGATCCTGTTCCCCTCAATCTCCCTGTGGCTGCCTTCACTGGCCAGTTGATATTACAAATAGTTACTATTGTTTGAGACAGTTCTGCCGATAAGCTAGCAAGCAGCACTTTGAGACTCCTGTGTCTCAGGTGACTCACGGATGAAACACAACAACGCCCCGGAAAGGGGCACCGGGGGAACCATGCAGGCAATTTCCACACCCAACGATACCCAAACCGCGTTACCTTTTTCCCCTGCCGGCACCCGCACTGGTACGGGTCTGGCCCTGTCCATCTGTATTCTCGCGCTGGGCGGCACACTGCTGTGGCTGGGCGACGGCTTGATCCGCATGCTGGCGCTGGGTTTGACGGCGGTCTCGCTGTTCTTCATCTGGCAACTCATCCGCGAGCAGCAACAGGCCTCACCGCTGATCAGCCGGCTCGATCAGGCGAACGCGCTGCAGATCGACCTGTCCGCAACAGTCGGACAGGACACGAGCGCCGTCAGCCAGACATTCGACAGCTTCAGCACCCGACTGCGCAGCATGATGCTCGATCTGCAACAGCAGAGCCTGAGCATCGCGCTGGCTTCGGCACGCAACCGGGTTCTTACCGAGCGCACGGAAACCGAGGCCAAGGCACAGCAACAGCTGTCCGAGCTGATCTTCCAGGCCAGTGACCAGACCACCATCGCCCTGCAGGACATTGCTGCCCGCACCAGCAATATCACCGGCATGACGGCACGCAACCTGGATGGGGCAAAGGAATCGCAGACGCAACTGACCGAGGCGTGTAATCGGATGCAGCAGATCAGCGAGGCGATGTCCGGCTTCAAGGGCAATATCGAGGCGCTGGATGCCAGTTCCGGACAGATCCGCAAGATCCTCACCACGGTCCAGGACTTCTCCGCTCAGACCAACATGCTGGCGCTGAACGCGGCCATCGAAGCCGCCCGGGCCGGCGAGCAGGGTCGCGGCTTTGCGGTAGTGGCTGATGAGGTGCGTAACCTGTCGATTCAAGTGGGTAACGCGGCGGATCAGATTGATCGGCTGATGGAGCAGATGCTCGGCGCCATGACCGGGGCCGAGGAGCAGACTCGCCACATGCAGGAGCAGTCGGATAATGCCGGTGTGGCGGTCCGCGGTGCGGCGGATCAGTTTGGTGTGATGGTCGAGGATTTCCAGCTGACCAATGATGATCTGTTGATGGTCAGCAGCGCGCTGGAAGAACTGGCGGTGGGCAACCAGGAAACCCATCAGCACAGCAGCCAGATCCGTGACAGCAGCCTGACCATCAGTCGGAACATGGAACAGAGCTTTGTGCTGGCCGACCACCAGCGCGACGAAAGCAATGTGGTGTTGCAGACGCTGAGCCTGATCCGTCTGGGCGAAGGTCGTCTGGAGCAGGTCAGTGATATATTGCTCACTCGCCGGGGCCGCCTGGAGGCCGTCCTGCAGGAGCTGGATCAACGTGGCGTGGATATGTTCGACCGCAGCTACCAGGCCCTCAAGGACCAGCCGGGCAAACATCGGGTCAGTTGGACCGATTCCTTCCGCCAATTGGTGCAGCCGCTGCTGGATGAGTGGGATTGCGGAGGCGAAGATGGCGTGCTGTATATGACGGCCATTGATGATCAGGGCTACATGGCCGCCGCGCGCACCGCCGCCTCTCAGCCGCTGAGCGGAGACCCGCGCAAGGACGCCATGCGCAGTACCCATATGCGCTTCACCATCAGCAACCCGGTGGAGCTGGAGAACCTGCGCAGATGTACTTACATAAGCATGGGTACCTTCATCCTGCCCGACGGCCGCCCGATCTATGTGCTGTTCGTGCCGCTGATGCTCAAGGATCGCCGCTGGGGAACCCTGACCGCCGGGGTTCTACCGACAGCGCTGGGGCTTGAGTAGAGCGCGATTACTCCTTGACGAGCTGCATGAAGGCCACTGCGCGACCTGCGGCCTGGTTGATCAGATCTGTCTGGGTCAGGCCGCTGCTTTTCAGAGGTTTGAGGTCGTGGTCGCCGGTGTCCAGCCAGCTGACTTGCAGTTGCTCGGACAGCACATACTCAGCCACCTCATCGGGCCTGCCGAGGGGGTCGCGGGTACCTTGGATGATCAGGCCACGAGTGCGCAGCGGGGCCAGATGGTCGGTGCGCAGCTTCTCCGGCTTGCCGGGCGGGTGGAATGGGTAGCCGAAACAGATCAGCCCAGCCGGCTGCAGCTCGTCAGCGAGCAGGCTGGCAACCCGTCCACCCATGGATTTACCGCCGATATACAGCGGCGGCTGGCAAGAACGGTAATGCTCACGAAAGCTGTCCTGCAACGCCGGCATGGGATTGGGCGGCCGCTTGCCGCCCCCTGTCCGCCTGTCGGCCATATAGGGGAATTCGAAACGCAAAACGCGTATGCCGCGCGTGGCCAGAGCGTCGGCGAGCTGGTTCATATAGTCGCTGTCCATCGGTGCGCCGGCGCCATGAGCCAGCAACAGCGTTGCCTGCGTCTGCGTGGAAGGTCTGGTTTCGAGAAAAGATGACGACACGGGTGCTCCAGATATTGTTGCCCTGGGGGTCAGGTAGCGATGCGCTGGCCTCTACCTTACATCGACTACCCGGTTTTCCAACCAGACACCTTGATTCAGGCCATGTGCGACATCATGCCACATCAAGGCCGGAGGCCATCTCTTCACAGCGGCACCCACGGGGACTATCCTTGTTCACCCGGTCATTCGGCCCATGGCCGGCACCGCCCGGCCTCCGGGCAGGCGTCAGGGTACCAACGCGATTTCGCCTTGTCGCGGAAGCTTTCATCGATCAAAAACCTTCCTCGACAAACATCAGCGAACCGCTGTGAATCCCGCCGCGCTGCCCCCTGAAGTGGCCATTACATTGACACGTGTCATTGCAAACAGTATGGGCATTCCTCATACTTGCCGCCGCTTTGACCCCCTTTAACCATTGCTATCCGTGGAATCTCTCGCATGAGCACAGCTACCACTCCGACAGCCTATAACTACAAGGTGGTACGCCAGTTCGCCGTCATGACGGTGGTCTGGGGTATCGTAGGTATGGCATTAGGTGTCTTCATTGCGGCCCAGCTGGTCTGGCCCGCACTCAACTTTGACCTACCCTGGACCAGCTTCGGACGCTTGCGCCCGCTGCACACCAACGCGGTCATTTTTGCCTTTGGCGGTTGTGCCCTGATCGGCACGTCGTTTTACGTGGTGCAGCGCACTACGCAGGCTCGACTGATATCAGACAAAATGGCCGCCTTCGTGTTCTGGGGCTGGCAGGCTGTTATCGTGCTCGCAGTGATCACCTTGCCGCTGGGCTATACCAGCACCAAGGAGTACGCTGAGCTGGAGTGGCCGATCGACATTCTGATCACGCTGGTGTGGCTGGCTTACGGTCACGTGTTCTTCGGCACCATTGCCAAGCGCAAGATGAAGCACATCTACGTAGCCAACTGGTTCTACGGGGCATTCATCATCACTATCGCGGTGCTGCACATCGTCAACAACATGGCGATGCCGGTGAGCATGTGGAAAGCCTATTCCATGTATGCCGGTGCTACCGATGCGATGGTTCAGTGGTGGTACGGTCATAACGCCGTGGGCTTCTTCCTGACTGCAGGCTTCCTCGGCATGATGTACTACTTCGTGCCCAAGCAGACCGAGCGTCCGGTTTACTCCTACCGCCTGTCGATCGTGCACTTCTGGGCACTGATCGGCCTGTACATCTGGGCTGGCCCGCACCACCTGCACTACACCGCCCTGCCTGACTGGGCTCAGACCCTGGGTATGGTGATGTCGCTGATTCTGCTGGCTCCAAGCTGGGGTGGCATGATCAACGGGATGATGACCCTATCCGGCGCTTGGCACAAACTCCGCACCGACCCGATTCTGCGCTTCCTGGTCGTGGCACTGGCCTTCTACGGCATGTCCACCTTTGAAGGCCCGATGATGGCCATCAAGACCGTGAACGCCCTGTCGCATTACACTGACTGGACTATCGGCCACGTACACGCCGGCGCGCTGGGCTGGGTTGCTATGATCTCCATCGGCGCGATCTACCACATGCTGCCGAAGGTGTTCGGTCGTGAGCAGATGCACAGCATCGGCCTGATCAACGCGCACTTCTGGCTGGCCACTATCGGTACTGTTCTTTACATCGTATCCATGTGGGTCAACGGTATCACCCAAGGTCTGATGTGGCGCGCAGTCAACGTTGACGGCACGCTGACCTACTCGTTCGTCGAGGCGCTGGAAGCCAGCCATCCGGGCTTCATCGTCCGCTGGATCGGCGGCCTGTTCTTCCTGATCGGCATGCTGCTGATGGCCTATAACAGCTGGCGCACCATCCGTGCCGCCAAGCCGGCCGAAGCCCAAGCCGCAGCCCAGATCGCCTGAGGAATTGATTGATGAGACAGCATGAGATTGTTGAAAAGAACGTTGGCCTGCTGATCGTACTGATTGTTGTTGCGATCAGCTTCGGTGGCCTGACCCAGATCGTGCCGCTGTTCTTCC
Above is a genomic segment from Halopseudomonas litoralis containing:
- a CDS encoding alpha/beta fold hydrolase, whose translation is MSSSFLETRPSTQTQATLLLAHGAGAPMDSDYMNQLADALATRGIRVLRFEFPYMADRRTGGGKRPPNPMPALQDSFREHYRSCQPPLYIGGKSMGGRVASLLADELQPAGLICFGYPFHPPGKPEKLRTDHLAPLRTRGLIIQGTRDPLGRPDEVAEYVLSEQLQVSWLDTGDHDLKPLKSSGLTQTDLINQAAGRAVAFMQLVKE
- a CDS encoding methyl-accepting chemotaxis protein — protein: MKHNNAPERGTGGTMQAISTPNDTQTALPFSPAGTRTGTGLALSICILALGGTLLWLGDGLIRMLALGLTAVSLFFIWQLIREQQQASPLISRLDQANALQIDLSATVGQDTSAVSQTFDSFSTRLRSMMLDLQQQSLSIALASARNRVLTERTETEAKAQQQLSELIFQASDQTTIALQDIAARTSNITGMTARNLDGAKESQTQLTEACNRMQQISEAMSGFKGNIEALDASSGQIRKILTTVQDFSAQTNMLALNAAIEAARAGEQGRGFAVVADEVRNLSIQVGNAADQIDRLMEQMLGAMTGAEEQTRHMQEQSDNAGVAVRGAADQFGVMVEDFQLTNDDLLMVSSALEELAVGNQETHQHSSQIRDSSLTISRNMEQSFVLADHQRDESNVVLQTLSLIRLGEGRLEQVSDILLTRRGRLEAVLQELDQRGVDMFDRSYQALKDQPGKHRVSWTDSFRQLVQPLLDEWDCGGEDGVLYMTAIDDQGYMAAARTAASQPLSGDPRKDAMRSTHMRFTISNPVELENLRRCTYISMGTFILPDGRPIYVLFVPLMLKDRRWGTLTAGVLPTALGLE
- a CDS encoding TRAP transporter large permease, which codes for MLTLTLIITVLLLLLGFPMMFPLLAASLMLLFLVLQMDNVGLLIGQMISGVQTWALAAVPLFIFAADLMTRGRTANRLLDLVQSFVGHLRGGLPITTAASCTLFGAVSGSTQATVVAMGGPMRPKLLEKGYSDKFSIALIINASDIALLIPPSIGLIIYGVVSGASIGDLFIAGILPGLLLLLLFSAYCWIASIRMGIEPEPKATWRYRWQALKKAALPLGFPLVVVGGIYGGLFSPTEAAAIAVLYAVVLEIVILRSVKVTELWDIALSTGLITAVVFILVAAGNAFTYTISFAGIPQAILNPIIADIGHSQVMVLSLIAVSFFIGCMFVDPIVVILILTPLFKPAVAAAGLDPVHVGIIVTLQAAIGSATPPFGCDIFTAMAIFRRPYFDVIRGTPPFFALLVLATIILILFPSISLWLPSLAS
- a CDS encoding TRAP transporter small permease codes for the protein MPEPAARQAKHSNTNALIRMLSLADRLIERVEKFILGGSVLFLTGLLTLHVLGRQLLDSGVTGQVELTQFSLVIMTFAGLGYAVRRARHIAMSAFYDQLRGWPRKALLVCICITSGTLMLFLAWHAWAYVDSIRAMNRTSSALSIPLWIPYLIAPIGFVLATIQYWLTALRNLTSDKLYRSFTELERYDEVPVDDSNQE
- the ccoN gene encoding cytochrome-c oxidase, cbb3-type subunit I translates to MSTATTPTAYNYKVVRQFAVMTVVWGIVGMALGVFIAAQLVWPALNFDLPWTSFGRLRPLHTNAVIFAFGGCALIGTSFYVVQRTTQARLISDKMAAFVFWGWQAVIVLAVITLPLGYTSTKEYAELEWPIDILITLVWLAYGHVFFGTIAKRKMKHIYVANWFYGAFIITIAVLHIVNNMAMPVSMWKAYSMYAGATDAMVQWWYGHNAVGFFLTAGFLGMMYYFVPKQTERPVYSYRLSIVHFWALIGLYIWAGPHHLHYTALPDWAQTLGMVMSLILLAPSWGGMINGMMTLSGAWHKLRTDPILRFLVVALAFYGMSTFEGPMMAIKTVNALSHYTDWTIGHVHAGALGWVAMISIGAIYHMLPKVFGREQMHSIGLINAHFWLATIGTVLYIVSMWVNGITQGLMWRAVNVDGTLTYSFVEALEASHPGFIVRWIGGLFFLIGMLLMAYNSWRTIRAAKPAEAQAAAQIA